A region of Candidatus Roizmanbacteria bacterium DNA encodes the following proteins:
- a CDS encoding cation:proton antiporter, protein MVATSVGITAAVYQSVGTLKMKSSQTVLGAAVIDDVLGLLVLAVVSAMASGGEVTPMFISTLVLKAVGFLAIAVLLGDFLATGLSKAFSSISTGHGMKLAMALSLALVFAYLASVVGLAPIVGAFAAGLILDKVHFDRFNEPQIVRELKELQFADPKAQAKVEALIHHHDHAHVEELVKSIGYLIVPVFFVFIGLMVDAASLLNPSVYITAAVLSVAAIVGKLVAGVAAEGSTLEKLYVGVSMIPRGEVGLIFAAVGKSLGVIPSDIFSTIILVIIISTIIPPSFVSMLGHKLAALKKEPEVPTVEFVPAE, encoded by the coding sequence TTGGTGGCGACTTCGGTCGGTATTACCGCCGCGGTTTACCAAAGCGTCGGAACTCTGAAGATGAAGTCCAGCCAAACGGTGCTCGGTGCGGCCGTCATCGATGACGTCCTGGGCCTGCTGGTCCTGGCGGTCGTCTCGGCGATGGCAAGCGGGGGAGAAGTGACCCCCATGTTCATCAGCACTTTGGTGCTGAAGGCAGTTGGGTTTCTGGCAATCGCGGTACTGCTCGGCGACTTTCTCGCAACCGGCTTGTCCAAGGCATTCTCTTCAATCAGCACAGGCCACGGCATGAAGCTCGCTATGGCTCTATCGCTGGCGTTGGTTTTTGCCTATCTCGCGTCCGTTGTGGGGCTTGCCCCGATCGTCGGCGCATTTGCTGCAGGCCTGATCCTGGACAAAGTACACTTTGACCGGTTCAACGAACCGCAAATCGTGCGCGAACTGAAGGAACTGCAGTTTGCAGATCCCAAGGCCCAGGCCAAAGTCGAAGCGCTGATCCATCACCATGACCATGCCCACGTCGAAGAGCTCGTCAAGAGTATCGGGTACCTCATCGTGCCCGTCTTCTTCGTGTTCATCGGACTCATGGTGGATGCGGCAAGCCTGCTCAATCCGTCGGTCTACATTACCGCTGCCGTACTTTCGGTGGCGGCGATCGTGGGCAAGCTGGTAGCCGGTGTGGCTGCTGAGGGAAGCACTCTAGAGAAGCTGTATGTGGGAGTCTCAATGATCCCTCGTGGTGAGGTCGGTTTGATCTTTGCGGCCGTCGGAAAGTCTCTGGGTGTCATTCCCAGCGATATTTTCTCGACGATCATCCTGGTGATCATCATCTCGACCATCATTCCGCCAAGCTTCGTGAGCATGCTCGGCCACAAGCTTGCAGCTCTCAAGAAGGAACCAGAAGTTCCGACGGTTGAATTCGTTCCGGCAGAATGA